CGGCCACGCGCTGGTAGCCGATGCGCTGTATTTAGGCCTAGAAAATACCGTGCAGCTATATAAGCGGCAGCTTAGGTTTTGAGCCGTCAGCTTTTCTAGCTCGATACCAAGACCTCAAACTGCCTAGGGTCGGCCAGCGGGTCGGCGGGCTGCGTAGGTAGGGGTAAGGGTGAATACAGGGCGCAGAGCGTGTTGCCGACCTGCACTAGCTGGCCGAGCAAAGTGGGCGGCAGGCCGTCGAGGAGCCCGGCCAGCACTTCCCAGCGCGGCTGGCCGGGCTGGCGGCTGGCATCGTGCCACACCACAGTGGTGGCGGGGCCTGCCAAGTGCGCAAACACGCGGGCCGTATCACGGCGCACGGCCTCGTAGCGGTGGTCGCCGTCAATGAAAATGAGGTCGAACGGCCCGGCGTCGGCTCGGAGCGCGGCCAGGTCGAAGGTAGCGGAGTTGCCGTGCAGATGCGTCACGTTGGGCAGCGGGCGCGAAAAGTGACCATGCAAGCTGATGTAGCGCTCAGACAAGTGCAGAGCGCGCATCTCGGCGGCGCTCAGGTTGAGGGTATGCACGGCGGCGGCTTCGGCGGCCACGTTGGCCGCGCTTTCGCCGCGCCAGGTGCCAATTTCGAAGTAGCGGCAGCCGGGAGTTTGCCGGGCCAAGGCCCGCAAGAGTAATAAATCGGTGGGTAGCGAGCCACCATCGCCGAAGGCAAACGGCGCGACGGTGCGGCTGGCGGCCGGCGCGCTAGCCGGCACGAAGTGCGCGAACGGCACCAGCGGCAGGCCGGCCCCGCCCAGGCCGGGCCAGCGGGCGGCGTGGGCCAGGGCGCGGGCGCGCCAGGCGGGCACGTCGGCGGCCAGCACTTCGGTGAGCAGGGCGGGCGTGCGGGCCAGCGCGGCCAGCGCGCGCAGGGCAGTAATGAGGCGGTTGCGGGGCACTAAGGGGGTAGGGCTAAAGAAACGCAAGATATTGCCCGAACCACGGCGCACCGACCTGCTAAAGGTGATGCTTGGGTGTGGGGCACCCCTTGCCTGCCGTTACCTGCACCGTAACTTGCGCATTCATTTTTTTCTTCTGCTAGTGCGTTTACGTTTTTATTCGGCTTGGCGCGGGGCGCTGGGCCTCGGGCTACTGGCCAGCCTGGGCCTTGCGGCCTGCAACCGGTCGGGCCAAGGAGAATCTACTGGCAGCCAGGCTGATACTCTTACTGCCAACAAGCCTACCCCCGTTGATACCGTGAAGCTCAAGCGCCTAGCGTTGCAGCGCGACTCGCTGCGGGCCGACAGCATCGCTCGTAAAACGGGGCAGTTGCCGGGAGCCATTCTGCCGGGGCACCGCATCGTAGCGTTCTATGGCAACATTCGCTCGAAGGGCATGGGTATTCTGGGCCGCGAGCCCAAGGCTCAGATGTTTCGCAAGTTTGATAAAGTAATCGCTGAGTGGCAGGCCGCCGACCCCTCACTACCCGTGATGCCGGCTATTCACAGCGTCACCATCACGGCGCAGGGCGCGGCGGGTTCCGATGGCAAATACCGCCTCATGAACTCTAAAAGCACGATTGAGGAAACCCGCAGCTGGGCCAGAGAGCATAATGCCCTGCTGTTTATGGACGTGCAGGTAGGCCTCAGCGACCTGGAGCACGAGCTACCCAAGCTGGCCGAGTATATGAAGGACCCGACCATTCACCTTGGCATTGACCCCGAGTTTGCGATGGCAACCAAAAAGGCGCGCCCCGGCAAGAAAATCGGCACCTACGATGCCAAGGACGTGAACTACGCCATCAATTTTCTGGCCCGCATCGTGAGCGAGAATCACCTGCCGCCCAAGATTCTGATGGTCCACCGCTTCACCCAAGGGATGCTCACCAACTACAAAAATATCAAGCTCGACCCGCGCGTGCAGGTCGTGATGGACATGGACGGCTGGGGTGACCCTACCCTCAAAAAGGACTCCTATAAAGCCTACGTGGAGAAGCAGCCCGTACAGTACACCGGCTTCAAGCTCTTCTATGAGTACGACATCAAGCCCAAAGGCTCGCACCTAATGACCCCCAAAGAGGTGCTGTCTGAGCTAAACCCCAAGCCGCTCTACATTCAGTATCAGTAGGACAGTAAATGAGTAGGTGAGTAAAGTGGGGGTAGGCTTTATTTGCGCCTTACCCCTACTTTACTCACCTACTCATTTACTTTCTTACCGCTAGTGGGCGGCGTTCATGTCCACTTTGCCGGCAATTTTAGTGCGTTTCACAAAGAGGATGAGCGGTACGCATATCAGGAAGAAGATACCTAGCGCGTTGAAAATCTGCGAGTAGGTAATCAGCGATACCTGCTTCATGAGGGTGCCTTCGAGAGCCGCGTAGGCTTGCTGCCGGGCCTGCTCGGCGGGGAAGCCCTGGGCCATGAAGTTCTGCGTGAAGGCTTGGATGCGCTGCACGGTCTGCGTGTTATAGAGCGAGATGTTGGGCAGCAGCGCCACGCGGTTGTAGTCAATGCTACGTTCCAGATAAGTGCCCACGATGGCTACTCCAAACGAGCCGCCGAGCTGGCGAATCATGCCGGTGAGGCCGGCGGCCTGGCCGGCATCCTTGCCCTGCAAGCCCGCCAGGCTCATAATCGTGATGGGCAGGAAGATGAGACCCAGCCCAACACCACGCACGATGAGCGGCCAGAAGAAGTCGCCTTCGCCAGCCGTGGGCGAAATGCGCGCGCCCATCCAAAAGGTGAAGAAGAAGAAGATAATAAAGCCCATCGGCAACAATATTTTAATGGGCACGCCCGCGCCTACCAGCCGCCCGATAACCGGCATCATGAAGCCGGCCATCAGCGCGCCCGGCAGCAAAATCAGGCCCGTTTGCTCGGCCGTGAAGCCCAGAATGCGCTGGGTGAAAATCGGGAACACAAACACTGAAGCGAAGAGCCCGAAGCCTAGCACAAAGGAAAGAAACGCGCCTACCGCTAGGTTGCGGCTTTTGGTAATGACGCGCAAATCCACAATAGGCTGGCTCGCCGTCAGTTCGCGGATAACGAACCCGATAATGCCAACAACCGACAGCGTGGTGAATAGAACAATGATTTTGTCGTCAAACCAGTCGTTGGTTTCGCCCTGCTCCAGCACGTATTGCAGCGAGCCCACGCCCATTATTAGCAGGCCGATGCCCGTCCAGTCAATCTGGCCCAACGGCCGCTTCACGGCATTTTTGATGCGTTCAGGGTCGCGAATGAACAGGATGGTGAAGATGGCCGCCATAATACCTACCGGCACGTTGACGTAGAAAATCCAGGGCCAGTCGTAGTTATCCACAATGAAGCCGCCCAGCGTAGGGCCGATGGTGGGCCCGATAATTACGCCCATGCCAAACAGCGCCTGCCCCAGCGCCAGCTGCCGCGGCGGAAAGGTATCTATCAGAATAGACTGTGAGGTAGCCATCAGGGCTCCGCCCCCAACGCCCTGAATAAAGCGGAACGCGACCAGTTCCCAGAGGTTGGTGCTTTGCCCGCAGGCCATTGAGGAGAGGGTGAAGAGGATGACCGAAAACAGGAAGTAGTTCTTGCGCCCGAACTGCTCGCCCAAAAAGCCGGTCATCGGAATCACAATCACGTTGGCAATGGCATAACTAGCCACTACCCAGCTCACTTCTTGCTGCGTGGCCGAGAGGTTGCCCATCATCTGGGTCAGGGCTACGTTCACAATGCTGGTATCAATCAGCTCCAGCAAACAGCACAGGACCACCGTGACAACGATAATCCATTTTCTAAATCC
The genomic region above belongs to Hymenobacter psoromatis and contains:
- a CDS encoding class I SAM-dependent methyltransferase, with protein sequence MPRNRLITALRALAALARTPALLTEVLAADVPAWRARALAHAARWPGLGGAGLPLVPFAHFVPASAPAASRTVAPFAFGDGGSLPTDLLLLRALARQTPGCRYFEIGTWRGESAANVAAEAAAVHTLNLSAAEMRALHLSERYISLHGHFSRPLPNVTHLHGNSATFDLAALRADAGPFDLIFIDGDHRYEAVRRDTARVFAHLAGPATTVVWHDASRQPGQPRWEVLAGLLDGLPPTLLGQLVQVGNTLCALYSPLPLPTQPADPLADPRQFEVLVSS
- a CDS encoding DHA2 family efflux MFS transporter permease subunit, with product METGFRKWIIVVTVVLCCLLELIDTSIVNVALTQMMGNLSATQQEVSWVVASYAIANVIVIPMTGFLGEQFGRKNYFLFSVILFTLSSMACGQSTNLWELVAFRFIQGVGGGALMATSQSILIDTFPPRQLALGQALFGMGVIIGPTIGPTLGGFIVDNYDWPWIFYVNVPVGIMAAIFTILFIRDPERIKNAVKRPLGQIDWTGIGLLIMGVGSLQYVLEQGETNDWFDDKIIVLFTTLSVVGIIGFVIRELTASQPIVDLRVITKSRNLAVGAFLSFVLGFGLFASVFVFPIFTQRILGFTAEQTGLILLPGALMAGFMMPVIGRLVGAGVPIKILLPMGFIIFFFFTFWMGARISPTAGEGDFFWPLIVRGVGLGLIFLPITIMSLAGLQGKDAGQAAGLTGMIRQLGGSFGVAIVGTYLERSIDYNRVALLPNISLYNTQTVQRIQAFTQNFMAQGFPAEQARQQAYAALEGTLMKQVSLITYSQIFNALGIFFLICVPLILFVKRTKIAGKVDMNAAH